A window of the Euwallacea fornicatus isolate EFF26 chromosome 15, ASM4011564v1, whole genome shotgun sequence genome harbors these coding sequences:
- the LOC136343562 gene encoding lipase 3-like isoform X3: MDWIWQGPNVSLPLLLADSGYDIWLANMRGTGPSMRHKTLTPADSAFWDYSFHEKGIYDMASSVDYILNFTESSKLTYVGHSQGTTAGLALTSLKLEYNDKINLMVMLSPIVYLEHMISPIIKVLSDYRSIITLVLDMLDIHGLEAASNVNRLAEVICNEDSPLQDLCIHVIGLFAGFDADQVDKSKLAVFLSNTPNGVSVKEVFHFVQEISSGAFRQYDFGNAASNLLHYGTSEPPSYNISEVTVPLAVYYAKNDFLASIVDVEKFLGELSRDPVDRYLIEYDYCNHLDFVSAKDIKTFLYDRVMGVIRKEVPVS, translated from the exons ATGGATTGGATTTGGCAGGGCCCCAACGTGTCTTTACCATTGTTGTTAGCCGACTCGGGCTACGACATTTGGCTGGCTAACATGAGAGGCACGGGCCCTTCGATGCGCCACAAAACCCTCACTCCCGCCGACTCGGCTTTCTGGGACTACTCTTTCCACGAAAAGGGGATCTACGACATGGCCTCCAGTGTGGATTACATTCTGAACTTCACCGAGAGCAGCAAACTCACTTACGTGGGACACTCTCAGGGTACCACCGCAGGCCTAGCGCTCACCTCCTTGAAGCTAGAGTATAACGACAAAATTAATCTTATGGTGATGCTAAGTCCGATTGTCTACTTGGAGCACATGATCAGCCCTATAATCAAGGTTCTAAGTGACTATAGGAGCATCATAACGCTGGTTCTGGATATGCTTGACATACACGGATTGGAGGCTGCGAGCAATGTAAATCGTTTGGCTGAGGTGATTTGCAACGAGGATAGTCCACTGCAAGATCTCTGTATACACGTGATAGGCTTATTCGCTGGTTTCGATGCAGATCAGGTGGATAAA TCGAAACTGGCAGTTTTTCTCTCAAACACTCCTAACGGAGTATCTGTGAAGGAAGTTTTCCATTTCGTCCAGGAAATCAGTTCGGGGGCGTTCAGACAATACGACTTTGGCAATGCCGCGTCTAATTTGCTCCACTATGGAACCTCCGAACCTCCCAGCTACAACATTTCCGAGGTCACCGTGCCCCTGGCCGTTTATTACGCAAAAAACGACTTTCTCGCCTCAATTGTC GACGTGGAAAAGTTCTTGGGGGAGTTAAGTCGCGACCCTGTGGACCGATATTTAATCGAGTACGACTATTGTAATCACTTAGATTTCGTCAGTGCCAAAGacattaaaacgtttttgtatGACAGAGTGATGGGGGTCATTAGGAAGGAAGTGCCAGTCAGTTGA
- the LOC136343562 gene encoding lipase 3-like isoform X1: MKFIYSTIAILVVGNLKTTHNNKEKKVWKAAFDIFLPFSADAKFHPDTGKNISQFLAKYGYPLESHDVTTEDGFILTLHRIPHGKNDVASISKPPVLFAHCLACSGMDWIWQGPNVSLPLLLADSGYDIWLANMRGTGPSMRHKTLTPADSAFWDYSFHEKGIYDMASSVDYILNFTESSKLTYVGHSQGTTAGLALTSLKLEYNDKINLMVMLSPIVYLEHMISPIIKVLSDYRSIITLVLDMLDIHGLEAASNVNRLAEVICNEDSPLQDLCIHVIGLFAGFDADQVDKSKLAVFLSNTPNGVSVKEVFHFVQEISSGAFRQYDFGNAASNLLHYGTSEPPSYNISEVTVPLAVYYAKNDFLASIVDVEKFLGELSRDPVDRYLIEYDYCNHLDFVSAKDIKTFLYDRVMGVIRKEVPVS, translated from the exons ATGAAATTCATTTACTCTACTATTGCTATCCTCGTGGTTGGTAATTTGAAGACGACTCACAATAACAAGGAGAAAAAAGTGTGGAAAGCGGCCTTCGATATTTTTCTGCCGTTCAGTGCGGACGCGAAGTTCCATCCAGATACcgggaaaaatatt TCTCAATTTCTGGCCAAATACGGCTATCCTCTGGAGTCGCACGATGTCACAACGGAAGATGGATTCATCCTCACCCTCCATAGAATCCCCCATGGGAAGAACGACGTTGCATCTATCTCGAAGCCTCCGGTGTTATTCGCTCATTGCCTGGCGTGCTCTGGAATGGATTGGATTTGGCAGGGCCCCAACGTGTCTTTACCATTGTTGTTAGCCGACTCGGGCTACGACATTTGGCTGGCTAACATGAGAGGCACGGGCCCTTCGATGCGCCACAAAACCCTCACTCCCGCCGACTCGGCTTTCTGGGACTACTCTTTCCACGAAAAGGGGATCTACGACATGGCCTCCAGTGTGGATTACATTCTGAACTTCACCGAGAGCAGCAAACTCACTTACGTGGGACACTCTCAGGGTACCACCGCAGGCCTAGCGCTCACCTCCTTGAAGCTAGAGTATAACGACAAAATTAATCTTATGGTGATGCTAAGTCCGATTGTCTACTTGGAGCACATGATCAGCCCTATAATCAAGGTTCTAAGTGACTATAGGAGCATCATAACGCTGGTTCTGGATATGCTTGACATACACGGATTGGAGGCTGCGAGCAATGTAAATCGTTTGGCTGAGGTGATTTGCAACGAGGATAGTCCACTGCAAGATCTCTGTATACACGTGATAGGCTTATTCGCTGGTTTCGATGCAGATCAGGTGGATAAA TCGAAACTGGCAGTTTTTCTCTCAAACACTCCTAACGGAGTATCTGTGAAGGAAGTTTTCCATTTCGTCCAGGAAATCAGTTCGGGGGCGTTCAGACAATACGACTTTGGCAATGCCGCGTCTAATTTGCTCCACTATGGAACCTCCGAACCTCCCAGCTACAACATTTCCGAGGTCACCGTGCCCCTGGCCGTTTATTACGCAAAAAACGACTTTCTCGCCTCAATTGTC GACGTGGAAAAGTTCTTGGGGGAGTTAAGTCGCGACCCTGTGGACCGATATTTAATCGAGTACGACTATTGTAATCACTTAGATTTCGTCAGTGCCAAAGacattaaaacgtttttgtatGACAGAGTGATGGGGGTCATTAGGAAGGAAGTGCCAGTCAGTTGA
- the LOC136343562 gene encoding lipase 3-like isoform X2, whose protein sequence is MRSLIVFCAFATAYVSAFNSETLGKLLTLSRRELEVLSTQLKLHPDTRLNISQFLAKYGYPLESHDVTTEDGFILTLHRIPHGKNDVASISKPPVLFAHCLACSGMDWIWQGPNVSLPLLLADSGYDIWLANMRGTGPSMRHKTLTPADSAFWDYSFHEKGIYDMASSVDYILNFTESSKLTYVGHSQGTTAGLALTSLKLEYNDKINLMVMLSPIVYLEHMISPIIKVLSDYRSIITLVLDMLDIHGLEAASNVNRLAEVICNEDSPLQDLCIHVIGLFAGFDADQVDKSKLAVFLSNTPNGVSVKEVFHFVQEISSGAFRQYDFGNAASNLLHYGTSEPPSYNISEVTVPLAVYYAKNDFLASIVDVEKFLGELSRDPVDRYLIEYDYCNHLDFVSAKDIKTFLYDRVMGVIRKEVPVS, encoded by the exons ATGAGGTCACTAATAGTGTTTTGTGCGTTTGCTACAGCATATGTAAGTGCATTTAACAGTGAAACATTGGGAAAGTTACTTACACTATCCAGGAGGGAATTGGAGGTACTGTCTACGCAGCTGAAGTTGCATCCAGATACTAGACTAAATATC TCTCAATTTCTGGCCAAATACGGCTATCCTCTGGAGTCGCACGATGTCACAACGGAAGATGGATTCATCCTCACCCTCCATAGAATCCCCCATGGGAAGAACGACGTTGCATCTATCTCGAAGCCTCCGGTGTTATTCGCTCATTGCCTGGCGTGCTCTGGAATGGATTGGATTTGGCAGGGCCCCAACGTGTCTTTACCATTGTTGTTAGCCGACTCGGGCTACGACATTTGGCTGGCTAACATGAGAGGCACGGGCCCTTCGATGCGCCACAAAACCCTCACTCCCGCCGACTCGGCTTTCTGGGACTACTCTTTCCACGAAAAGGGGATCTACGACATGGCCTCCAGTGTGGATTACATTCTGAACTTCACCGAGAGCAGCAAACTCACTTACGTGGGACACTCTCAGGGTACCACCGCAGGCCTAGCGCTCACCTCCTTGAAGCTAGAGTATAACGACAAAATTAATCTTATGGTGATGCTAAGTCCGATTGTCTACTTGGAGCACATGATCAGCCCTATAATCAAGGTTCTAAGTGACTATAGGAGCATCATAACGCTGGTTCTGGATATGCTTGACATACACGGATTGGAGGCTGCGAGCAATGTAAATCGTTTGGCTGAGGTGATTTGCAACGAGGATAGTCCACTGCAAGATCTCTGTATACACGTGATAGGCTTATTCGCTGGTTTCGATGCAGATCAGGTGGATAAA TCGAAACTGGCAGTTTTTCTCTCAAACACTCCTAACGGAGTATCTGTGAAGGAAGTTTTCCATTTCGTCCAGGAAATCAGTTCGGGGGCGTTCAGACAATACGACTTTGGCAATGCCGCGTCTAATTTGCTCCACTATGGAACCTCCGAACCTCCCAGCTACAACATTTCCGAGGTCACCGTGCCCCTGGCCGTTTATTACGCAAAAAACGACTTTCTCGCCTCAATTGTC GACGTGGAAAAGTTCTTGGGGGAGTTAAGTCGCGACCCTGTGGACCGATATTTAATCGAGTACGACTATTGTAATCACTTAGATTTCGTCAGTGCCAAAGacattaaaacgtttttgtatGACAGAGTGATGGGGGTCATTAGGAAGGAAGTGCCAGTCAGTTGA
- the LOC136343560 gene encoding coiled-coil domain-containing protein 170 isoform X1, whose protein sequence is MDGQLAESVTSGNTEEDWEIYQILCKQDTVIKMDEVQDVDVTTSLRSELAALQYKKDRLNQEVDEMRSHIRSRDQRCLELQVEADQLREQAARQNAIICSLNKRVHELEERERTLFAAQGRNEIALQTAQRDIRYNEEKAKELESKVRHLEIELSAEEQKKDSARQQFQDFVRRLSVALGADIVDSSNITPEGLVHKAAELVQETSRLRSKAHNITDTLGSCEIDLRTCRENLDRALADKECLQRQSATQILEIDRLRQEKEAVEMQYRVTDRELTDFKEKLAISNRTLGSASGNIAQQESLICQLRDDAKLKDEKIQRIQSEQKHLIESLAIQLSSPTRFVDSVEVSIKEKIHELIAENKEKTAQIESLRNKLNHETQQLSRQISLSDQANSKIRLLEDEKNHLEARLHKADADINVCEMSRDGLKRDKCTFMNFLERLARALNMDEISHDIGVELHTESLLLRAEQLSRLESDKLVDKLLCCGYGTLPRLNCLRRERSFHDVPLRDTSLVYQLQRRVRTLREQVQRKDLHLDLLRRKLSLQEDTAKSKCLLQSERDEANIRVKKLVKQVDRLQLQLSEAKSQIRDLNSQLAEAADYKITALERGRKIEELQKRLLDSESLRTKYNRKVTVLKDQIRQTGETIDQERNISEHSLQLLRDELARVKDQLSDIQRRESQLQSFKHSVAKILGVLLPMPDYELVSRLQKLVDAHHDFTLVSRRYDDPVLRLTSRSPTGGSRVSRTPDRSRYDDSGYIDGVDLDNSDEDLYKRQGRI, encoded by the exons ATGGACGGACAGCTTGCAGAGTCTGTGACCTCGGGAAACACTGAGGAAGATTGGGAGATCTACCAAATACTTTGCAAACAGGACACAGTAATTAAG ATGGACGAGGTCCAGGACGTGGACGTGACAACGTCGCTGCGGAGCGAACTGGCAGCGCTGCAATACAAGAAGGATCGTCTGAATCAGGAGGTCGATGAGATGAGGTCTCACATCAGGTCTCGTGACCAGAGATGTCTGGAGCTGCAAGTGGAGGCCGATCAATTGCGGGAGCAAGCCGCGAGGCAAAACGCAATCATTTGCTCTCTCAATAAGAGAGTGCATGAGCTcgaagagagagagaggacTTTGTTCGCTGCTCAGGGGAGGAATGAGATCGCCTTACAGACTGCTCAGAGGGACATTAG GTACAACGAGGAAAAAGCCAAAGAGCTTGAATCGAAAGTAAGGCACTTGGAAATTGAGCTAAGTGCTGAGGAGCAGAAGAAAGACTCGGCAAGGCAGCAGTTTCAGGACTTCGTAAGACGCCTATCAGTTGCTCTGGGGGCCGACATCGTAGACAGCTCCAATATAACTCCGGAAGGTCTGGTTCACAAGGCCGCAGAACTCGTGCAG GAAACGTCCAGATTGAGGAGCAAAGCTCACAATATAACTGACACTTTGGGGTCTTGCGAAATAGACCTAAGGACTTGCAGGGAAAACCTGGATCGTGCTTTGGCAGACAAGGAGTGTCTTCAGAGGCAATCAGCGACGCAG ATTTTGGAAATCGATCGATTGAGGCAAGAAAAGGAGGCAGTAGAGATGCAATACAGAGTCACTGACCGAGAACTGACAGATTTTAAGGAGAAACTGGCAATTTCCAATAGGACCCTCGGATCTGCTAGCGGCAACATTGCGCAACAAGAGTCTTTAATATGTCAGCTCAGAG ATGACGCAAAGCTTAAGGACGAAAAAATCCAACGTATACAATCTGAGCAGAAACACCTCATAGAATCATTGGCCATTCAGTTGAGTAGCCCCACCAGATTCGTGGACTCAGTCGAGGTTTCGATCAAGGAAAAAATTCACGAGCTGATTGCTGAGAACAAGGAAAAAACGGCT CAAATTGAATCTCTGCGGAATAAATTGAATCACGAAACTCAACAACTGAGCAGGCAAATCTCTTTAAGCGACCAAGCCAATTCGAAGATTCGGCTCCTGGAAGACGAGAAAAATCATCTTGAAGCACGTCTACACAAGGCTGATGCTGATATTAATGTTTGCGAGATGTCCAGAGATGGTTTGAAGAGAGATAAATGCACC ttcaTGAACTTTCTGGAGCGCCTCGCTAGAGCCCTAAACATGGATGAAATATCCCATGACATTGGTGTAGAATTACACACTGAATCGCTCTTGTTAAGAGCTGAACAACTGTCCAGGTTGGAAAGTGATAAATTAGTAGACAAG CTGCTTTGCTGCGGATATGGCACGTTACCGAGATTAAATTGCTTGCGACGAGAACGATCATTTCATGACGTACCTCTGCGCGAT ACTTCTCTGGTATATCAGCTGCAGCGCAGAGTGCGTACTTTAAGGGAGCAAGTGCAACGCAAAGACCTGCATTTAGACCTCTTGAGGCGCAAACTTTCTCTGCAGGAGGATACTGCGAAGAGTAAATGTTTGCTGCAAAGCGAAAGAGACGAAGCTAATATTAGGGTGAAAAAGCTGGTCAAGCAAGTAGATCGGTTGCAGCTCCAGCTGAGCGAAGCTAAAAGCCAGATACGAGACTTAAATAGTCAACTGGCCGAAGCTGCGGATTACAAG ATAACTGCATTGGAACGAGGCAGAAAAATCGAGGAGCTCCAAAAGAGGCTGTTGGACTCAGAATCCTTAAGAACGAAGTACAACCGCAAAGTAACGGTCCTCAAAGATCAAATTCGTCAAACTGGCGAAACTATCGATCAAGAGAGGAACATCAGCGAGCATTCTTTGCAGCTTCTAAG GGACGAATTGGCGAGGGTAAAAGACCAACTATCCGACATCCAAAGGCGTGAATCACAACTACAAAGCTTCAAGCACTCAGTGGCCAAAATCCTGGGAGTGCTGCTACCCATGCCCGACTACGAGCTGGTTTCCAGATTACAGAAACTTGTAGACGCGCACCACGACTTCACCTTAGTGTCCAGAAGATACGACGACCCGGTGTTAAGATTGACATCCAGATCTCCTACTGGAGGTTCCAGAGTGTCTAGAACACCAGACAGGTCCAGGTACGACGATTCTGGATATATTGATGGTGTGGATTTAGACAATTCGGACGAGGACTTGTACAAAAGACAAGGAAGGATTTGA
- the LOC136343560 gene encoding coiled-coil domain-containing protein 170 isoform X2: MDGQLAESVTSGNTEEDWEIYQILCKQDTVIKMDEVQDVDVTTSLRSELAALQYKKDRLNQEVDEMRSHIRSRDQRCLELQVEADQLREQAARQNAIICSLNKRVHELEERERTLFAAQGRNEIALQTAQRDIRYNEEKAKELESKVRHLEIELSAEEQKKDSARQQFQDFVRRLSVALGADIVDSSNITPEGLVHKAAELVQETSRLRSKAHNITDTLGSCEIDLRTCRENLDRALADKECLQRQSATQILEIDRLRQEKEAVEMQYRVTDRELTDFKEKLAISNRTLGSASGNIAQQESLICQLRDDAKLKDEKIQRIQSEQKHLIESLAIQLSSPTRFVDSVEVSIKEKIHELIAENKEKTAQIESLRNKLNHETQQLSRQISLSDQANSKIRLLEDEKNHLEARLHKADADINVCEMSRDGLKRDKCTFMNFLERLARALNMDEISHDIGVELHTESLLLRAEQLSRLESDKLVDKLLCCGYGTLPRLNCLRRERSFHDVPLRDLQRRVRTLREQVQRKDLHLDLLRRKLSLQEDTAKSKCLLQSERDEANIRVKKLVKQVDRLQLQLSEAKSQIRDLNSQLAEAADYKITALERGRKIEELQKRLLDSESLRTKYNRKVTVLKDQIRQTGETIDQERNISEHSLQLLRDELARVKDQLSDIQRRESQLQSFKHSVAKILGVLLPMPDYELVSRLQKLVDAHHDFTLVSRRYDDPVLRLTSRSPTGGSRVSRTPDRSRYDDSGYIDGVDLDNSDEDLYKRQGRI, translated from the exons ATGGACGGACAGCTTGCAGAGTCTGTGACCTCGGGAAACACTGAGGAAGATTGGGAGATCTACCAAATACTTTGCAAACAGGACACAGTAATTAAG ATGGACGAGGTCCAGGACGTGGACGTGACAACGTCGCTGCGGAGCGAACTGGCAGCGCTGCAATACAAGAAGGATCGTCTGAATCAGGAGGTCGATGAGATGAGGTCTCACATCAGGTCTCGTGACCAGAGATGTCTGGAGCTGCAAGTGGAGGCCGATCAATTGCGGGAGCAAGCCGCGAGGCAAAACGCAATCATTTGCTCTCTCAATAAGAGAGTGCATGAGCTcgaagagagagagaggacTTTGTTCGCTGCTCAGGGGAGGAATGAGATCGCCTTACAGACTGCTCAGAGGGACATTAG GTACAACGAGGAAAAAGCCAAAGAGCTTGAATCGAAAGTAAGGCACTTGGAAATTGAGCTAAGTGCTGAGGAGCAGAAGAAAGACTCGGCAAGGCAGCAGTTTCAGGACTTCGTAAGACGCCTATCAGTTGCTCTGGGGGCCGACATCGTAGACAGCTCCAATATAACTCCGGAAGGTCTGGTTCACAAGGCCGCAGAACTCGTGCAG GAAACGTCCAGATTGAGGAGCAAAGCTCACAATATAACTGACACTTTGGGGTCTTGCGAAATAGACCTAAGGACTTGCAGGGAAAACCTGGATCGTGCTTTGGCAGACAAGGAGTGTCTTCAGAGGCAATCAGCGACGCAG ATTTTGGAAATCGATCGATTGAGGCAAGAAAAGGAGGCAGTAGAGATGCAATACAGAGTCACTGACCGAGAACTGACAGATTTTAAGGAGAAACTGGCAATTTCCAATAGGACCCTCGGATCTGCTAGCGGCAACATTGCGCAACAAGAGTCTTTAATATGTCAGCTCAGAG ATGACGCAAAGCTTAAGGACGAAAAAATCCAACGTATACAATCTGAGCAGAAACACCTCATAGAATCATTGGCCATTCAGTTGAGTAGCCCCACCAGATTCGTGGACTCAGTCGAGGTTTCGATCAAGGAAAAAATTCACGAGCTGATTGCTGAGAACAAGGAAAAAACGGCT CAAATTGAATCTCTGCGGAATAAATTGAATCACGAAACTCAACAACTGAGCAGGCAAATCTCTTTAAGCGACCAAGCCAATTCGAAGATTCGGCTCCTGGAAGACGAGAAAAATCATCTTGAAGCACGTCTACACAAGGCTGATGCTGATATTAATGTTTGCGAGATGTCCAGAGATGGTTTGAAGAGAGATAAATGCACC ttcaTGAACTTTCTGGAGCGCCTCGCTAGAGCCCTAAACATGGATGAAATATCCCATGACATTGGTGTAGAATTACACACTGAATCGCTCTTGTTAAGAGCTGAACAACTGTCCAGGTTGGAAAGTGATAAATTAGTAGACAAG CTGCTTTGCTGCGGATATGGCACGTTACCGAGATTAAATTGCTTGCGACGAGAACGATCATTTCATGACGTACCTCTGCGCGAT CTGCAGCGCAGAGTGCGTACTTTAAGGGAGCAAGTGCAACGCAAAGACCTGCATTTAGACCTCTTGAGGCGCAAACTTTCTCTGCAGGAGGATACTGCGAAGAGTAAATGTTTGCTGCAAAGCGAAAGAGACGAAGCTAATATTAGGGTGAAAAAGCTGGTCAAGCAAGTAGATCGGTTGCAGCTCCAGCTGAGCGAAGCTAAAAGCCAGATACGAGACTTAAATAGTCAACTGGCCGAAGCTGCGGATTACAAG ATAACTGCATTGGAACGAGGCAGAAAAATCGAGGAGCTCCAAAAGAGGCTGTTGGACTCAGAATCCTTAAGAACGAAGTACAACCGCAAAGTAACGGTCCTCAAAGATCAAATTCGTCAAACTGGCGAAACTATCGATCAAGAGAGGAACATCAGCGAGCATTCTTTGCAGCTTCTAAG GGACGAATTGGCGAGGGTAAAAGACCAACTATCCGACATCCAAAGGCGTGAATCACAACTACAAAGCTTCAAGCACTCAGTGGCCAAAATCCTGGGAGTGCTGCTACCCATGCCCGACTACGAGCTGGTTTCCAGATTACAGAAACTTGTAGACGCGCACCACGACTTCACCTTAGTGTCCAGAAGATACGACGACCCGGTGTTAAGATTGACATCCAGATCTCCTACTGGAGGTTCCAGAGTGTCTAGAACACCAGACAGGTCCAGGTACGACGATTCTGGATATATTGATGGTGTGGATTTAGACAATTCGGACGAGGACTTGTACAAAAGACAAGGAAGGATTTGA
- the LOC136343560 gene encoding coiled-coil domain-containing protein 170 isoform X3: MDGQLAESVTSGNTEEDWEIYQILCKQDTVIKMDEVQDVDVTTSLRSELAALQYKKDRLNQEVDEMRSHIRSRDQRCLELQVEADQLREQAARQNAIICSLNKRVHELEERERTLFAAQGRNEIALQTAQRDIRYNEEKAKELESKVRHLEIELSAEEQKKDSARQQFQDFVRRLSVALGADIVDSSNITPEGLVHKAAELVQETSRLRSKAHNITDTLGSCEIDLRTCRENLDRALADKECLQRQSATQILEIDRLRQEKEAVEMQYRVTDRELTDFKEKLAISNRTLGSASGNIAQQESLICQLRDDAKLKDEKIQRIQSEQKHLIESLAIQLSSPTRFVDSVEVSIKEKIHELIAENKEKTAQIESLRNKLNHETQQLSRQISLSDQANSKIRLLEDEKNHLEARLHKADADINVCEMSRDGLKRDKCTFMNFLERLARALNMDEISHDIGVELHTESLLLRAEQLSRLESDKLVDKTSLVYQLQRRVRTLREQVQRKDLHLDLLRRKLSLQEDTAKSKCLLQSERDEANIRVKKLVKQVDRLQLQLSEAKSQIRDLNSQLAEAADYKITALERGRKIEELQKRLLDSESLRTKYNRKVTVLKDQIRQTGETIDQERNISEHSLQLLRDELARVKDQLSDIQRRESQLQSFKHSVAKILGVLLPMPDYELVSRLQKLVDAHHDFTLVSRRYDDPVLRLTSRSPTGGSRVSRTPDRSRYDDSGYIDGVDLDNSDEDLYKRQGRI, translated from the exons ATGGACGGACAGCTTGCAGAGTCTGTGACCTCGGGAAACACTGAGGAAGATTGGGAGATCTACCAAATACTTTGCAAACAGGACACAGTAATTAAG ATGGACGAGGTCCAGGACGTGGACGTGACAACGTCGCTGCGGAGCGAACTGGCAGCGCTGCAATACAAGAAGGATCGTCTGAATCAGGAGGTCGATGAGATGAGGTCTCACATCAGGTCTCGTGACCAGAGATGTCTGGAGCTGCAAGTGGAGGCCGATCAATTGCGGGAGCAAGCCGCGAGGCAAAACGCAATCATTTGCTCTCTCAATAAGAGAGTGCATGAGCTcgaagagagagagaggacTTTGTTCGCTGCTCAGGGGAGGAATGAGATCGCCTTACAGACTGCTCAGAGGGACATTAG GTACAACGAGGAAAAAGCCAAAGAGCTTGAATCGAAAGTAAGGCACTTGGAAATTGAGCTAAGTGCTGAGGAGCAGAAGAAAGACTCGGCAAGGCAGCAGTTTCAGGACTTCGTAAGACGCCTATCAGTTGCTCTGGGGGCCGACATCGTAGACAGCTCCAATATAACTCCGGAAGGTCTGGTTCACAAGGCCGCAGAACTCGTGCAG GAAACGTCCAGATTGAGGAGCAAAGCTCACAATATAACTGACACTTTGGGGTCTTGCGAAATAGACCTAAGGACTTGCAGGGAAAACCTGGATCGTGCTTTGGCAGACAAGGAGTGTCTTCAGAGGCAATCAGCGACGCAG ATTTTGGAAATCGATCGATTGAGGCAAGAAAAGGAGGCAGTAGAGATGCAATACAGAGTCACTGACCGAGAACTGACAGATTTTAAGGAGAAACTGGCAATTTCCAATAGGACCCTCGGATCTGCTAGCGGCAACATTGCGCAACAAGAGTCTTTAATATGTCAGCTCAGAG ATGACGCAAAGCTTAAGGACGAAAAAATCCAACGTATACAATCTGAGCAGAAACACCTCATAGAATCATTGGCCATTCAGTTGAGTAGCCCCACCAGATTCGTGGACTCAGTCGAGGTTTCGATCAAGGAAAAAATTCACGAGCTGATTGCTGAGAACAAGGAAAAAACGGCT CAAATTGAATCTCTGCGGAATAAATTGAATCACGAAACTCAACAACTGAGCAGGCAAATCTCTTTAAGCGACCAAGCCAATTCGAAGATTCGGCTCCTGGAAGACGAGAAAAATCATCTTGAAGCACGTCTACACAAGGCTGATGCTGATATTAATGTTTGCGAGATGTCCAGAGATGGTTTGAAGAGAGATAAATGCACC ttcaTGAACTTTCTGGAGCGCCTCGCTAGAGCCCTAAACATGGATGAAATATCCCATGACATTGGTGTAGAATTACACACTGAATCGCTCTTGTTAAGAGCTGAACAACTGTCCAGGTTGGAAAGTGATAAATTAGTAGACAAG ACTTCTCTGGTATATCAGCTGCAGCGCAGAGTGCGTACTTTAAGGGAGCAAGTGCAACGCAAAGACCTGCATTTAGACCTCTTGAGGCGCAAACTTTCTCTGCAGGAGGATACTGCGAAGAGTAAATGTTTGCTGCAAAGCGAAAGAGACGAAGCTAATATTAGGGTGAAAAAGCTGGTCAAGCAAGTAGATCGGTTGCAGCTCCAGCTGAGCGAAGCTAAAAGCCAGATACGAGACTTAAATAGTCAACTGGCCGAAGCTGCGGATTACAAG ATAACTGCATTGGAACGAGGCAGAAAAATCGAGGAGCTCCAAAAGAGGCTGTTGGACTCAGAATCCTTAAGAACGAAGTACAACCGCAAAGTAACGGTCCTCAAAGATCAAATTCGTCAAACTGGCGAAACTATCGATCAAGAGAGGAACATCAGCGAGCATTCTTTGCAGCTTCTAAG GGACGAATTGGCGAGGGTAAAAGACCAACTATCCGACATCCAAAGGCGTGAATCACAACTACAAAGCTTCAAGCACTCAGTGGCCAAAATCCTGGGAGTGCTGCTACCCATGCCCGACTACGAGCTGGTTTCCAGATTACAGAAACTTGTAGACGCGCACCACGACTTCACCTTAGTGTCCAGAAGATACGACGACCCGGTGTTAAGATTGACATCCAGATCTCCTACTGGAGGTTCCAGAGTGTCTAGAACACCAGACAGGTCCAGGTACGACGATTCTGGATATATTGATGGTGTGGATTTAGACAATTCGGACGAGGACTTGTACAAAAGACAAGGAAGGATTTGA